One Agrococcus jenensis genomic region harbors:
- a CDS encoding dual OB domain-containing protein, which yields MTRDPQYPTLLLLANSRKLSGRCMAGIELVDGAPAGWVRPVSARPHGEVSEIERQYEDGSDPKVLDVARVPLLRPAPAEYQTENWLLDPNYYWKHEGEATAADLSGLTDARDLWLANDSSTRHGLHDRVPQGTAQAMTDSLRLIHVDDLKYRVFAPSADYNNFKRRVQAAFTHGSESYRMMVTDPLVERAYVGLEQEDHFIGAAYLTVSLGEAYEGYAYKLVAAVILG from the coding sequence GTGACCCGAGACCCCCAGTACCCGACGCTGCTGTTGCTCGCGAACTCGCGCAAGCTGAGCGGCCGGTGCATGGCGGGGATCGAGCTCGTCGATGGCGCGCCCGCTGGCTGGGTGCGGCCGGTCAGCGCCCGCCCGCACGGCGAAGTGTCTGAGATCGAGCGCCAGTACGAGGACGGGTCAGACCCGAAGGTCCTGGACGTTGCACGGGTGCCTCTGCTGAGACCCGCGCCAGCCGAGTACCAGACAGAGAATTGGCTTCTAGATCCCAACTACTATTGGAAACACGAGGGGGAAGCGACCGCCGCGGACCTTTCGGGTCTCACTGACGCAAGAGACCTGTGGCTTGCGAACGATTCCAGTACGCGTCACGGTCTGCATGATCGCGTTCCGCAGGGAACAGCGCAAGCGATGACGGATTCCCTCCGGCTGATTCACGTTGATGATCTCAAATACCGCGTTTTCGCTCCGAGCGCGGACTATAACAATTTCAAGCGTCGAGTTCAGGCTGCCTTCACTCACGGTTCCGAGTCGTATAGAATGATGGTCACCGATCCTCTTGTTGAGCGGGCATACGTCGGGCTGGAGCAGGAAGATCACTTCATCGGTGCGGCTTATCTGACCGTCAGTCTCGGGGAAGCATACGAGGGCTACGCGTACAAGCTCGTGGCGGCGGTCATTCTTGGGTAG
- a CDS encoding HAD-IC family P-type ATPase, which translates to MSAQTPARTPAPADAPGAPAAGHVDHQRILTTTDPATGLTAAEVAVRIADGRVNRLANASSRSLLSILRVNLFTLFNLVIAVCTAVLIVLGRWQDALFSFAAISNVVIGVVQEHSAKRKLDGLALLHVQRSTVVRDGERRDVAMGELVQDDILLLRRGDQVPADGVIVATEGVDLDESLLTGESEPQLKHVGDGVLSGSAVSAGSASVQLTSVGSDSFAARLTAEARRFSLVHSELRVALNRVVTWISIALVPLIAIVLNGQMQARGGWAAAIASGEWQDAVVLSTAAISASVPQGLILMTSIAFAVAAVKLARSQVLVQELAAVEGLARVDVICLDKTGTLTEGDVELLEVTPVDDAGTPRAAVWADALRAVDVQPGTPAWPAALAWFGHDEDANPTAQAIRPALDAPGLAPSAVIGFSSARRMSAVAFASGAARGTWVLGAPESVLGDGAGDSAVGQRALEIAAAGRRALVLAHAEHPIDQEQCERLELPPLRPVAVVAFGERVRDDAAATLEYFRAQGVEVRVISGDHPRTVGAVARQVSIPLQGDAYDARHLPTDAEELKAVLADHHVLGRVSPGQKRGIVEALQAMGRTVAMTGDGVNDALALKTADLGIAMGEGAAATKAVARLVLLDGRFSHLPQVVAEGRQVIANIERVSRIFLTKTTYAFTLALLFGAFLVQYPFLPRQLSATDGLTIGIPAFVLALMPAATRYVPGFLGRSLRFTIPAGVTVALAVLAITLIGRGAEVDERQVQTAAVITLTVCGLWVLGIACRPFTLVRAGIVALMVVALVVAVLVPVVRDFFQFQLPEGPLLLASIGIGLVGSALIEVWHRLAPKLPPALVADA; encoded by the coding sequence ATGTCTGCTCAGACCCCAGCCCGCACGCCGGCGCCGGCCGACGCCCCGGGCGCGCCCGCGGCCGGTCACGTCGACCACCAGCGCATCCTGACGACCACCGACCCCGCGACGGGGCTGACCGCCGCCGAGGTCGCGGTGCGCATCGCGGACGGCCGCGTGAACCGGCTCGCCAACGCGTCGAGCCGCAGCCTGCTGTCGATCCTGCGCGTCAACCTCTTCACGCTCTTCAACCTCGTGATCGCGGTCTGCACGGCCGTGCTCATCGTGCTCGGGCGCTGGCAGGACGCGCTCTTCTCGTTCGCGGCGATCTCGAACGTCGTGATCGGCGTCGTGCAGGAGCACAGCGCCAAGCGCAAGCTCGACGGGCTCGCACTGCTGCACGTGCAGCGCTCGACGGTCGTGCGCGACGGCGAGCGACGCGACGTCGCGATGGGCGAGCTCGTGCAGGACGACATCCTGCTGCTGCGCCGCGGCGACCAGGTGCCGGCCGACGGGGTGATCGTGGCGACCGAGGGCGTCGACCTCGACGAGTCGCTGCTGACGGGGGAGTCGGAGCCGCAGCTCAAGCACGTCGGCGACGGCGTGCTCTCGGGCTCCGCGGTCTCGGCCGGCTCCGCCTCGGTGCAGCTCACGAGCGTCGGCAGCGACTCCTTCGCCGCCCGCCTCACCGCCGAGGCACGCCGCTTCTCGCTCGTGCACTCCGAGCTGCGCGTCGCGCTCAACCGCGTCGTCACCTGGATCTCGATCGCGCTCGTGCCGCTCATCGCGATCGTCCTCAACGGCCAGATGCAGGCGCGCGGCGGATGGGCCGCGGCGATCGCGAGCGGCGAGTGGCAGGACGCGGTCGTGCTCTCGACCGCCGCGATCTCCGCCTCGGTGCCGCAGGGGCTCATCCTCATGACCTCGATCGCCTTCGCGGTCGCCGCGGTCAAGCTCGCGCGCAGCCAGGTGCTCGTGCAGGAGCTCGCCGCGGTCGAGGGGCTCGCGCGCGTCGACGTCATCTGCCTCGACAAGACGGGCACGCTCACCGAGGGCGACGTCGAGCTGCTCGAGGTGACGCCGGTCGACGACGCCGGCACCCCGCGGGCGGCGGTGTGGGCGGATGCGCTGCGCGCGGTCGACGTGCAGCCCGGCACGCCCGCGTGGCCGGCCGCGCTCGCCTGGTTCGGCCACGACGAGGACGCGAACCCCACCGCGCAGGCCATCCGGCCGGCGCTCGACGCGCCCGGGCTGGCGCCCAGCGCCGTCATCGGCTTCTCGTCCGCCCGGCGCATGAGCGCGGTCGCGTTCGCGTCGGGCGCGGCGCGCGGCACCTGGGTGCTCGGCGCGCCGGAGTCGGTGCTCGGCGACGGCGCCGGGGACAGCGCGGTCGGGCAGCGGGCGCTCGAGATCGCGGCGGCCGGCCGTCGCGCGCTCGTGCTCGCGCACGCCGAGCATCCGATCGATCAGGAGCAGTGCGAGCGGCTCGAGCTGCCGCCGCTGCGGCCGGTGGCGGTGGTCGCGTTCGGCGAGCGCGTGCGCGACGACGCCGCCGCGACGCTCGAGTACTTCCGAGCGCAGGGCGTCGAGGTGCGCGTCATCTCCGGCGACCACCCCCGCACGGTCGGCGCCGTTGCACGCCAGGTCAGCATCCCGCTCCAGGGCGACGCCTACGACGCGCGGCACCTGCCGACCGACGCCGAGGAGCTCAAGGCCGTGCTCGCCGACCACCACGTGCTCGGCCGGGTCTCGCCGGGGCAGAAGCGCGGCATCGTCGAGGCGCTGCAGGCGATGGGCCGCACGGTGGCGATGACGGGCGACGGCGTGAACGACGCCCTCGCGCTGAAGACCGCCGACCTGGGGATCGCGATGGGGGAGGGCGCGGCCGCGACGAAGGCCGTCGCGCGCCTCGTGCTGCTCGACGGGCGCTTCTCGCACCTGCCGCAGGTGGTCGCCGAGGGGCGGCAGGTGATCGCCAACATCGAGCGCGTGTCGCGCATCTTCCTCACGAAGACGACCTACGCGTTCACGCTCGCGCTGCTCTTCGGGGCGTTCCTCGTGCAGTACCCGTTCCTGCCTCGCCAGCTCTCGGCGACCGACGGCCTGACGATCGGCATCCCCGCGTTCGTGCTCGCGCTCATGCCGGCCGCGACCCGCTACGTTCCGGGCTTCCTCGGCCGCAGCCTGCGGTTCACGATCCCCGCCGGCGTCACGGTGGCGCTCGCGGTGCTCGCGATCACGCTCATCGGCCGCGGCGCGGAGGTCGACGAGCGCCAGGTGCAGACGGCCGCGGTCATCACGCTCACCGTCTGCGGGCTCTGGGTGCTCGGCATCGCGTGCCGCCCGTTCACGCTCGTGCGGGCGGGCATCGTCGCGCTCATGGTCGTCGCGCTCGTCGTCGCGGTGCTCGTGCCCGTCGTGCGCGACTTCTTCCAGTTCCAGCTGCCCGAGGGGCCGCTGCTGCTGGCGTCGATCGGCATCGGCCTGGTCGGCAGCGCGCTCATCGAGGTGTGGCACCGGCTGGCGCCCAAGCTGCCGCCTGCGCTCGTCGCCGACGCCTGA
- a CDS encoding RtcB family protein encodes METLSKRLLSWASILEDSTLEQARTASGMPFIHPHLALMPDAHLGRGATVGSVIPTLGAIMPAAVGVDIGCGMIAVRTQLRRDDLLTSVDGGRELSELREQIERSIPLSAGRDNRTVRPTAEPRVAELEQLAERSGFDPESYAKHWRLQLGSLGSGNHFIEVSVDETDAVWMFLHSGSRGVGNKIAQRHIAIAQRLAKQWWIELPDPDLAYLVEGTREFDRYIAELRWAQRFALLNREEMMDRVADQLGRFVGTGIDELERINCHHNFTESETHFGKRVWVSRKGAIQADEGRPGLIPGSMGTASYVVEGLGNPLALNSAPHGAGRRLSRNAARRTFSRDELREAMVGIEYRDTDAFIDEIPQAYKPIDEVMADAGDLVRIRHTLRQLVNVKGD; translated from the coding sequence ATGGAGACCCTCTCCAAGCGGCTGCTGTCGTGGGCGAGCATCCTCGAGGACTCCACCCTCGAGCAGGCTCGCACCGCGTCCGGCATGCCGTTCATCCACCCGCACCTCGCGCTCATGCCCGACGCGCACCTCGGTCGCGGCGCGACCGTCGGCTCGGTCATCCCGACGCTCGGCGCGATCATGCCCGCCGCGGTCGGCGTCGACATCGGCTGCGGCATGATCGCCGTGCGCACCCAGCTGCGCCGCGACGACCTGCTCACCAGCGTCGACGGCGGTCGCGAGCTGTCCGAGCTGCGCGAGCAGATCGAGCGCAGCATCCCGCTGTCGGCGGGGCGCGACAACCGCACGGTGCGGCCGACGGCCGAGCCGCGCGTCGCCGAGCTCGAGCAGCTCGCGGAGCGCAGCGGCTTCGACCCCGAGAGCTACGCGAAGCACTGGCGGCTGCAGCTCGGGTCGCTGGGCAGCGGCAACCACTTCATCGAGGTCTCGGTCGACGAGACGGATGCGGTGTGGATGTTCCTGCACTCCGGCTCGCGCGGCGTGGGCAACAAGATCGCGCAGCGGCACATCGCGATCGCGCAGCGGCTGGCGAAGCAGTGGTGGATCGAGCTGCCCGACCCGGACCTCGCCTACCTCGTGGAGGGCACGCGCGAGTTCGACCGGTACATCGCCGAGCTGCGGTGGGCGCAGCGCTTCGCGCTGCTCAACCGCGAGGAGATGATGGACCGGGTCGCCGACCAGCTGGGCCGCTTCGTCGGCACCGGCATCGACGAGCTCGAGCGGATCAACTGCCACCACAACTTCACGGAGTCGGAGACGCACTTCGGGAAGCGGGTGTGGGTGTCGCGCAAGGGCGCGATCCAGGCGGACGAGGGCCGTCCCGGGCTCATCCCCGGATCGATGGGCACCGCGTCGTACGTCGTCGAGGGGCTCGGCAACCCGCTCGCGCTCAACTCCGCGCCGCACGGCGCGGGGCGGAGGCTGTCGCGGAATGCCGCCCGGCGCACGTTCTCGCGCGACGAGCTGCGGGAGGCGATGGTCGGCATCGAGTACCGCGACACCGACGCGTTCATCGACGAGATCCCGCAGGCGTACAAGCCGATCGACGAGGTCATGGCCGACGCCGGCGATCTAGTGCGGATCCGGCACACGCTGCGCCAGCTCGTGAACGTGAAGGGCGACTAG
- a CDS encoding phosphotransferase yields MRQGAVGHVRAVERDGRALVEKRLRDPLRHDAEALALRAVAGIGIPVPELVEVQPGSILMTRMPGERLDDVAPDVRIDGLRASAALLRRLHELESPLGLPAAPDDAAIIRRYRDAGGPPLPLVVPAAAPPVFCHGDWGDGNLLWADGRITAVLDWEKAHLGDPLREVARAAWGAARKDPRSFEAIATGYGTDPDALRPWLPIHAAELWLWFAEVGPPEYLEQLTAELLAWPA; encoded by the coding sequence ATGCGTCAGGGAGCGGTCGGTCACGTGCGCGCGGTGGAGCGCGACGGGCGAGCGCTCGTCGAGAAGCGGCTGCGCGATCCGCTGCGCCATGACGCGGAGGCGCTCGCCCTGAGGGCTGTCGCCGGCATCGGCATCCCCGTGCCCGAGCTCGTCGAGGTGCAGCCCGGCTCCATCCTCATGACGCGCATGCCCGGTGAGCGGCTCGACGACGTCGCGCCCGACGTCCGGATCGACGGGCTGCGGGCGTCGGCCGCGCTGCTCCGCCGGCTGCACGAGCTCGAATCGCCACTGGGGCTGCCCGCGGCTCCCGACGACGCGGCGATCATCCGCCGCTACCGCGATGCGGGTGGTCCGCCGCTGCCGCTCGTCGTGCCTGCGGCCGCGCCGCCGGTGTTCTGCCACGGCGACTGGGGCGACGGCAACCTGCTGTGGGCGGATGGCCGCATCACCGCCGTGCTCGACTGGGAGAAGGCGCACCTCGGTGATCCGCTGCGCGAGGTGGCCCGCGCCGCGTGGGGTGCCGCGCGCAAGGATCCACGCTCGTTCGAGGCGATCGCGACCGGGTACGGCACCGATCCGGATGCCCTGCGGCCGTGGCTGCCCATCCACGCGGCCGAGCTCTGGCTGTGGTTCGCCGAGGTCGGGCCGCCGGAGTACCTCGAGCAGCTGACGGCCGAGCTGCTCGCCTGGCCCGCCTGA
- a CDS encoding carbohydrate ABC transporter permease: MSTTTAAPDATRPGDPPGDRRTRRKRAPRTPLTKSQRREALTGYLFISPWIVGFLVFTLGAMVYSLVISFSRYQLATDTARPVGLANYEALFEDPKIGIALANTLYYAVLAVPLEIVLALGLALLLNSARRGAGIFRTIFYLPKMTPAVATASVFLLLLNGSQGAINRGLAAIGIQGPQWLLDPAWVKPSIVLMTLWGVAGTMVIFLAALQNVPKDLYEAASLDGAGAGRRFWNVTVPMISPAIFFNVLVLTIAAFQIFDQAFLLFHRQTGAGTSDASLFYAIYLFDQAFRQFNFGFAAAMAWLLFVIILVISLIQMRVGNRFVYYESEDAR, from the coding sequence GTGTCGACGACGACCGCAGCTCCAGACGCCACACGGCCCGGCGATCCGCCGGGCGATCGCCGCACGCGGCGCAAGCGCGCACCGAGGACGCCCCTGACGAAGAGCCAGCGGCGCGAGGCGCTCACGGGCTACCTCTTCATCTCTCCGTGGATCGTCGGCTTCCTCGTCTTCACGCTCGGCGCGATGGTCTACAGCCTCGTGATCTCGTTCAGCCGCTACCAGCTGGCGACCGACACCGCCCGCCCCGTCGGGCTCGCGAACTACGAGGCGCTCTTCGAGGACCCGAAGATCGGCATCGCGCTCGCGAACACGCTGTACTACGCGGTGCTCGCGGTGCCGCTCGAGATCGTCCTGGCGCTCGGGCTCGCGCTGCTGCTCAACAGCGCGCGCCGCGGTGCGGGCATCTTCCGCACCATCTTCTACCTGCCCAAGATGACGCCCGCAGTGGCCACGGCATCCGTCTTCCTGCTGCTGCTGAACGGCAGCCAGGGCGCCATCAACCGCGGGCTCGCAGCGATCGGCATCCAGGGCCCGCAGTGGCTGCTCGACCCGGCGTGGGTCAAGCCGTCGATCGTGCTCATGACGCTGTGGGGCGTCGCCGGCACGATGGTGATCTTCCTCGCGGCGCTGCAGAACGTGCCGAAGGACCTCTACGAGGCCGCATCGCTCGACGGTGCGGGCGCCGGCCGGCGCTTCTGGAACGTCACCGTGCCGATGATCTCGCCGGCGATCTTCTTCAACGTGCTGGTGCTCACGATCGCGGCGTTCCAGATCTTCGACCAGGCCTTCCTGCTCTTCCACCGGCAGACGGGAGCCGGGACGTCGGATGCATCGCTGTTCTACGCGATCTACCTGTTCGACCAGGCGTTCCGGCAGTTCAACTTCGGCTTCGCCGCCGCGATGGCGTGGCTCCTGTTCGTCATCATCCTGGTCATCTCACTCATCCAGATGCGGGTGGGCAACCGGTTCGTCTACTACGAGAGCGAGGACGCGCGATGA
- a CDS encoding aldose 1-epimerase family protein, whose translation MRPPTGQQFTISRTVDGSELRATITEVAATLRELTIDGVDLVEPFPEHARPAKGQGIVLAPWGGRVAGGDWQLDGATQRLPITERDKGNASHGLLRFAPYRVLEHSASRLVLQATIHPQGGWPFLVDTAVTYELTDDGLLVTQEATNVGTERAPWACGAHPYLAVGDTAPERLTLTVPAARVFNAVDLIPTEETLVDAMDASAPDLRAGRSLTELDVDHNYAGLEFVGGVATSSLLDGTGRGAELWQDAAFPYVVVFTPRDFPAASGPKQAAAVEPMSAPANALNSGQGLVWLEPGESWRGHWGISPVGF comes from the coding sequence ATGCGGCCGCCCACAGGACAGCAGTTCACGATCTCGCGCACCGTCGACGGCTCGGAGCTGCGCGCCACGATCACCGAGGTCGCGGCGACGCTGCGCGAGCTCACGATCGACGGGGTGGACCTCGTCGAGCCGTTCCCCGAGCACGCCCGGCCCGCGAAGGGCCAGGGCATCGTGCTCGCGCCGTGGGGCGGCCGCGTCGCGGGCGGCGACTGGCAGCTCGACGGCGCCACGCAGCGGCTGCCGATCACCGAGCGCGACAAGGGCAACGCGAGCCACGGGCTGCTGCGCTTCGCACCGTACCGGGTGCTGGAGCACTCGGCGTCGCGCCTCGTGCTGCAGGCCACGATCCACCCGCAGGGTGGTTGGCCCTTCCTGGTCGACACGGCGGTCACCTACGAGCTCACCGACGACGGGCTGCTCGTCACGCAGGAGGCGACCAACGTCGGCACCGAGCGCGCGCCGTGGGCGTGCGGCGCGCATCCCTACCTCGCGGTCGGCGACACCGCGCCCGAGCGCCTGACGCTCACCGTGCCGGCCGCACGCGTCTTCAACGCGGTCGACCTCATCCCGACCGAGGAGACGCTCGTCGACGCGATGGATGCGTCGGCGCCCGACCTGCGCGCGGGCCGCAGCCTCACCGAGCTCGACGTCGACCACAACTACGCGGGGCTGGAGTTCGTGGGCGGTGTGGCGACGTCGTCGCTCCTCGACGGGACCGGCCGCGGGGCGGAGCTGTGGCAGGACGCCGCCTTCCCGTACGTCGTCGTCTTCACGCCGCGCGACTTCCCCGCCGCGAGCGGGCCGAAGCAGGCTGCGGCGGTCGAGCCGATGAGCGCGCCCGCGAACGCGCTCAACTCCGGCCAGGGTCTCGTGTGGCTCGAGCCGGGGGAGTCGTGGCGCGGCCACTGGGGCATCTCGCCGGTCGGCTTCTGA
- a CDS encoding ABC transporter substrate-binding protein translates to MRARAGAAGAIAAALLLTGCGGAAGNAEADFEADPTGALSGWGFENTDDVGQARLDHAAAQLEGVEITLDQTAFDAQKFTTLAASGSMPDVVQIDRQFVATYAAQGLLMPLDACFAANDVDPQQRWYPQVVQDVTWEDQVWAVPQFYQPPLILTNARVMEEAGVEASDLDPSDPVSLIDAAEAMSATEGGSISRVGFDPQGVSKAAMWMLSFGGGIVDESGAPTLDRAENVEAAEFLQQLYDAQGGFAEVSSLVDSFDLFGDENPYVTDQVGAAVFDQWYVNVLTPYAEQVEIGAVPLRDQEGEDFTAAGGSSFVIPAGAANPSAACAWALQLTSPEAWQAAAEARATTTEAEPERLGINAGLFTGSPESDTAIRENFASAEGFPGFQGAIDSYYDVAAEGTSLGGSPAGQQIQTELQNAMQSILLGDSSAEDALAAAQEAAQRAYDQVSTE, encoded by the coding sequence GTGAGAGCACGTGCTGGCGCAGCAGGCGCCATCGCAGCAGCGCTGCTGCTGACCGGATGCGGAGGCGCTGCAGGCAACGCCGAAGCCGACTTCGAAGCGGACCCGACTGGCGCGCTGAGCGGCTGGGGCTTCGAGAACACCGACGACGTGGGCCAGGCCCGCCTCGACCACGCCGCTGCGCAGCTCGAGGGCGTCGAGATCACGCTCGACCAGACCGCCTTCGACGCGCAGAAGTTCACGACGCTCGCGGCGTCGGGCTCGATGCCCGACGTGGTGCAGATCGACCGCCAGTTCGTGGCGACCTACGCGGCGCAGGGGCTGCTCATGCCGCTCGACGCGTGCTTCGCGGCGAACGACGTCGACCCGCAGCAGCGCTGGTACCCGCAGGTGGTGCAGGACGTGACGTGGGAGGACCAGGTCTGGGCGGTGCCGCAGTTCTACCAGCCGCCGCTCATCCTGACGAACGCCCGCGTCATGGAGGAGGCGGGCGTCGAAGCCTCGGACCTCGACCCGAGCGACCCGGTCAGCCTCATCGACGCCGCCGAGGCCATGTCGGCGACCGAGGGCGGCTCGATCTCGCGCGTCGGCTTCGACCCGCAGGGCGTCTCGAAGGCGGCGATGTGGATGCTGTCGTTCGGCGGCGGCATCGTCGACGAGTCGGGCGCTCCGACCCTCGACCGCGCCGAGAACGTGGAGGCCGCGGAGTTCCTGCAGCAGCTGTACGACGCGCAGGGCGGCTTCGCCGAGGTCTCGAGCCTCGTCGACTCGTTCGACCTCTTCGGCGACGAGAACCCGTACGTGACCGATCAGGTCGGCGCGGCCGTGTTCGACCAGTGGTACGTCAACGTGCTGACCCCCTACGCGGAGCAGGTCGAGATCGGCGCGGTGCCGCTGCGCGACCAGGAGGGCGAGGACTTCACCGCTGCTGGAGGCTCGTCGTTCGTCATCCCGGCAGGCGCCGCCAACCCGTCGGCCGCGTGCGCGTGGGCGCTCCAGCTGACCTCGCCGGAGGCGTGGCAGGCCGCGGCCGAGGCGCGCGCGACGACGACCGAGGCGGAGCCCGAGCGGCTCGGCATCAACGCCGGACTCTTCACCGGCTCGCCCGAGAGCGACACGGCGATCCGCGAGAACTTCGCGTCGGCCGAGGGCTTCCCCGGCTTCCAGGGCGCGATCGACTCGTACTACGACGTGGCCGCGGAGGGCACGTCGCTCGGTGGCTCCCCCGCCGGCCAGCAGATCCAGACGGAGCTGCAGAACGCGATGCAGTCGATCCTGCTCGGCGACAGCTCCGCGGAGGACGCGCTCGCCGCGGCCCAGGAGGCCGCGCAGCGCGCCTACGACCAGGTGTCCACCGAGTAG
- a CDS encoding carbohydrate ABC transporter permease, which produces MSSPIQPGRVQEAYVLTPEQAEEVERTDGATPPPAGESRPRRRRERGPALSPLGRVLEVVRWVLLLVCSALFLYPFAWLLAASFKPRGEVFDNRLIPQTWVPENYVQIFQELPLLSWLGNSLLVAILAAGLVTVSSSLVAFGFAYYRFPGRKVLFGVVLATMMLPGAVTLVPSFLIWNQLGLVGTNVPLWGANLFGSAFYIFLQRQFFLGLPKELFEAARIDGLNAWGQFWRIAFPLSVPSFVIVFLFEFQASWNNLQGALIYLNVGSAEGYTVPLGIASAMTKYDPSTGGHGDYQYVMVAALIVTLPMLILFAFGQRSFIEGLATSGRKG; this is translated from the coding sequence ATGAGCTCGCCCATCCAGCCCGGCCGCGTCCAGGAGGCGTACGTCCTCACGCCCGAGCAGGCGGAGGAGGTCGAGCGCACCGACGGTGCGACGCCGCCGCCCGCCGGGGAGTCGCGCCCGCGGCGACGCCGCGAGCGCGGCCCGGCGCTCAGCCCGCTCGGTCGTGTCCTCGAGGTGGTGCGCTGGGTGCTGCTGCTCGTCTGCAGCGCCCTCTTCCTGTACCCGTTCGCGTGGCTGCTCGCCGCGAGCTTCAAGCCGCGCGGCGAGGTGTTCGACAACCGGCTCATCCCGCAGACGTGGGTGCCCGAGAACTACGTGCAGATCTTCCAGGAGCTGCCGCTGCTCAGCTGGCTCGGCAACAGCCTGCTGGTCGCGATCCTCGCGGCCGGGCTCGTGACGGTGTCGAGCTCGCTCGTCGCCTTCGGCTTCGCCTACTACCGCTTCCCGGGCCGCAAGGTGCTGTTCGGCGTGGTGCTCGCGACCATGATGCTGCCGGGCGCGGTGACGCTCGTGCCGTCGTTCCTCATCTGGAACCAGCTGGGACTCGTGGGCACGAACGTGCCGCTCTGGGGCGCGAACCTGTTCGGCTCCGCGTTCTACATCTTCCTGCAGCGGCAGTTCTTCCTCGGGCTGCCCAAGGAGCTGTTCGAGGCGGCGAGGATCGACGGGCTGAACGCGTGGGGCCAGTTCTGGCGCATCGCCTTCCCGCTGTCGGTGCCGTCGTTCGTGATCGTCTTCCTCTTCGAGTTCCAGGCGAGCTGGAACAACCTGCAGGGCGCGCTCATCTACCTCAACGTCGGCTCGGCGGAGGGGTACACCGTGCCGCTCGGCATCGCGAGCGCGATGACGAAGTACGACCCGTCCACCGGTGGCCACGGCGACTACCAGTACGTCATGGTCGCGGCGCTCATCGTCACGCTGCCGATGCTCATCCTCTTCGCCTTCGGGCAGCGCTCGTTCATCGAGGGCCTCGCGACCTCCGGCCGGAAGGGGTAG
- a CDS encoding DUF488 family protein, translated as MKLFTIGFTKKSAAQFFALLGSSGATALVDTRLNNVSQLAGFSKRDDLEFFAREICNMTYRHDVRLAPTSELLQAYKKGAWSWSEYEERYVGLIRGRRIETELKRVDFDNVVLLCSEATAERCHRRLAAEYLAAAWGGVEITHL; from the coding sequence ATGAAGTTGTTCACTATCGGCTTCACTAAGAAGAGCGCTGCGCAATTCTTCGCTCTTCTTGGGAGCAGTGGCGCCACCGCGCTGGTAGACACTCGACTTAACAACGTGTCGCAACTAGCCGGGTTTTCGAAGCGAGACGACCTGGAGTTTTTCGCTCGAGAGATATGTAATATGACGTATCGCCATGACGTGCGCCTCGCGCCGACCAGCGAGCTTCTCCAAGCTTACAAGAAGGGCGCTTGGTCCTGGTCCGAGTACGAGGAGAGGTATGTTGGGCTTATCCGAGGGCGCCGAATAGAAACGGAACTCAAGCGCGTCGACTTCGACAACGTCGTCCTATTATGTTCGGAAGCAACCGCAGAGCGATGTCACCGTCGTCTTGCTGCCGAATACCTCGCGGCTGCCTGGGGTGGCGTCGAGATCACTCATCTGTAA
- a CDS encoding DUF488 family protein: MSRVLTIGHSTHSIERFIALLSERQVTAIADVRSVPASRFTPQFNREALSRALRAAGIAYVFLGSELGARSPVASDYCEGKVQYSRLASSATFASGVRRVIDGASRESVALMCSEQEPLDCHRTILVSRILAERGVGIGHIHGDGSVESHDDAMARLRKKHHLDGPSLIDTDDQLLERALELQEAEIAYVDKRLALH, encoded by the coding sequence GTGAGCCGGGTCCTTACCATTGGGCATTCGACGCACTCCATCGAGCGGTTCATTGCCCTCCTGAGCGAGCGCCAAGTCACTGCCATCGCAGACGTCAGATCGGTCCCGGCGAGTCGCTTCACTCCACAATTCAATCGGGAAGCACTAAGTCGCGCGTTGCGTGCCGCTGGTATCGCATACGTTTTCCTAGGCTCGGAGCTCGGTGCGCGGTCCCCTGTGGCGAGCGATTACTGCGAGGGGAAGGTGCAGTACAGCAGACTGGCCTCGAGCGCTACCTTTGCGTCCGGGGTTCGGCGGGTTATAGATGGAGCTTCGAGGGAAAGTGTTGCGTTGATGTGCTCTGAGCAGGAACCGCTTGACTGTCACCGAACGATCTTGGTGTCTCGGATCCTCGCGGAACGCGGTGTCGGAATAGGACACATCCACGGCGACGGAAGTGTCGAATCTCACGACGACGCCATGGCTCGACTACGTAAGAAGCATCACCTCGACGGTCCCTCCCTGATCGATACCGATGACCAGCTTCTCGAGCGGGCGCTTGAGCTGCAAGAAGCAGAGATCGCGTACGTAGACAAGCGACTGGCGTTGCACTAA